The following is a genomic window from Nymphalis io chromosome 23, ilAglIoxx1.1, whole genome shotgun sequence.
TTACTTGTAGACAAATATTGTTGTAACATGTAATTGTGTACGGATGCACTGTAGAAGACAGAAAGGAAATAGAGGAACAAATAACAAAGTTATTGGATAATAAACTTATAGAAGAATCCTACAGTCCATTTGCTGCACCTTGGCATTAAAAAAAGAGGAAAACAAGAAATCCAGATTGTGTATAGATTTTAGCGAActgaataaaatatgtagtaATACCGGAGGCCCAACCATTTCCATTAATAGACGACATAGTAACAAAAACAAGAAATTGTGAGTATTATACAACTCTAGTTATTAATTTTGCGTTTTGGTCTATTCCCTTGAGAATAGAAGACAGGAAAAAGACTGGATTTGTTACACAGGAAGGACATTTCCAATGGACTTGTCAACCATTTGGATTAAAAACAGCACTTGCAATATTTCAGAGGATATTAAGCAATATACTTAGAAAGCATAAACTTACAGATTTTGCTGtaaattatatagatgatattcTAGTATTTTCAAAATcttaattagaatttaaaagGTCGTCAACCAAAATAACACTGTTTAACACAATAATAAGAAGCAGACTTGAATATTGTTTGGTCGCATGGAGTCCTCACTATCAATTACATAAAGATAGAATTGaaagaatacaaaaacattttttacatcaTCTGGCTTATAAAGACAATGTTTTCAAACAGAATGAGCGTTACAAAGATcagcttaatttatttaaagctcTTTCACTATCTAATCGTAGAGCTAAAATGGATTTATGTTTTTTGCACAGTATTGTAAATTGTCCAAATTTGTTGAACAAAGTTAAATTGGGAGTACCAAGGTATAACGCTagaagtttcattaaaaatatgcaaACCTTAGTCAAGGGTTTGCGAAAAGTAACCTGGGCAGGGCTGCACCTATTAACAGAATGgttattgcatataatattttcaaaaaagctagcttatatatttttcaacaatCTACTTTACGCtttaaaagacaaattaaaagTATCTAACCACTTAGCGAtgcttcatttatttaattctaagatgcaagacaatatttataatatgtatgacatagtaaattcataaatttgtttatttacattaattaatttaattgacatttttttataatgacgtttacttttttttttgttataatttttgcatgttttgttttgttgttataaatagttCCTCTTTTTTTTGCGTACgcaattttgttcttttttaaatattataagaaagaatgtacttttttttccTACGCATGTTGAGTTAGCCTTTATAGACTCAATTATTTGAGGTatggaattattatatttaagttatttaagattgtagtctagaataagaaacaaaattgtatacagtGTTGgctttctatttaataaaatagaaatcttTTGATCGACATATTCATCATCTAAAACAGCTGTTAAGACGCAATTAAAACAGAaggttttaaattgaaattcacGAAATGTACATTTGCCTTAGATACTGTTAAATATCTGGGACATATTAtacaacataattttataaaaccattGAAAGATAATCTAATTTCAATAAGAAAAATTTCCATCCCAAAAACATAGAAACAAGCCAGACAGTTTCTagggaaataaattattatcatgaaTACATTACAAGAAGTGCAATAATACTAGATCCAATGCATAATTTACTCAggaaaaatcaaaatttcatttgGTCTGACAAATGTCATGAggcatttgaaaaaataaaaagaatactgTGCTCTTAACCAGTTTTGGAAATTTatgataaagtttttattttcagccttttgccgtccactgctggacgaaaacctcccccatagaacgccaaccatcccgatcttgggcagtccgcatccatcccgaacctgccaccttttttaaatcgtcggtccatcttgtcacagggcgtcctacactacgtttgcctaagcgtggtctccactctaacacctgtcggctccatcggccatcaatgcgactggagacatgaccagcccacttgtcggtgactttagttctctggcgaatgtcctcatttcggattctatctgccagagaaaccccaagcatcgcgcgttttattgctcgctgagcgaccctaaatttgtggaccagtcctacggtaagcgtccacgtttcggcaccgtaattcatcacaggtaggacgcactgattgaagaccctggtcttaagcgactgtgggatcgacgattcaaaaatatgacgtaacctcccgaaggccgcccagcccaaacgtattcttcttttagcctccttctcaaagttgtgccggccaagttgtatagtttggtcCAGGTATATATATTCCtccacaacttcaagtggagagccatttacgaccactggtctcggggatatatgtcggtttgccataatttttgtcttttctatgttcatcccgagacctacttgtcttgaagaatcgctcaggctgtttagcatctcttccaaatcctgcagagtctccgccatgatgacaatgtcgtcggcaaatcgcagatgtgtaatgtgttggccatttatattaatgccgcgtccgttccaatcgagcgtcttgaagacgtcctccaatgcattggtaaagagtttcggtgaaattacatctccctgtcttaccccgcgatgcaattggattggtcttgtgctctgatcttgtacttggacggtcatggttgcggcttcgtacaaacacttcaccacctggacatagcgacagtcaattaggcatctctgcatagattccagaacagcccaggtctcgatggtatcgaaggctttttcgtagtccacaaacgctaggcatagaggctgattatattcctcggtcttctgtattatttgccttagtgtgtgtatgtggttaACGGTACTGAAgtcttttcgaaacccagcctgttccacgggttggaagtcatcaaattttcgggcaagacgattcgtgattacctttgaaaacaatttgtaaacatgacttaaaagtgaaatggggcggtagttttccagaagagctttatcgccccccttgaaaaacagcaccaccacacttctgctccatgtcttcggtgttataccattgtggaggacggaagctttgagaagctctgaggtaattccgtcatttcctggagccttgttgtttccaagttgcccaagagcaatcctaatctcgcccaaatcgatgtcggggagatcgtctgataggtggCGTTTTAgcctggctcgtgggtcatccgcactgtgggaatcaggtggaggtactcgtgatgagtataaatcgccatagtacttttcgacttcagctagaatctctggttttgaggtgacggttgtgccttgtatggttctgagttttgtcaaaatatatttacaaggatagatagatttacaaatttgttaattttgtaattatgacAAAAGCTttagaaaatacaataaaatcacataaatacaacaaaatattattttataagaatagaaAATACTGTGAACCTAATGTTGGGGAGATGAATTACGTGGAAAATGGTAATAAgctaaacagaaaaaaattagATGAATTGAAGATTGGACCTTATCGAATTATTGAAAAAGTTTCTAAATCGATATATAGAATTGATACTTGACATAAAAAACAGAGTCAAATTTATTTCACCATATATAATAGAAGATGATTTTGAAGAGAATGAAGAAGGGATCATTGTCTTGAAAGAAAATTCCCCTGTAAATTTTCTTCTTCATGGGAAAGAGATTtgaagaaataattgtatttatatttctttaatgtttgataagttTTCGTTGATACTGGCgtttaatgttttgtgtaatactttatataggataataaaaaaaatttagaaacctcaagtttatttatttctaatcctTAAGATAATTAAGTAGCTGGAAATCTTTCGCTGATTTATcacaagatcgggatggttggcgttctatgggggatgctttcgtccagcagtggacggcgataAGGTGATATATATACTGTCAAATATGAATATCTTGTATTGTGGTCTGGTTTCATGGGTGAGCGGGCAAATATAGATACACAAATCACATCTTCGAACCTACATTGGCGGTTTAAGggttaagtatgtatttataaaagcaaagtagtacatgtagtatatcagttgtccggtttccatagtacgagctctgcttagtttgggatcagatggccgtgtgtgaataatgccaggatattattattattataatagttcttacagtgccaatgtctatatacGTAGATAATAAATGACCACCAAGTAGCCGATTTGTTCTTTGATTAATAGATGTCTGTTTTAGACATACAAAGAGTACACATACCATTTCGTTTTATAAACTAACCATAATGCTGAAGTTAGTAAAAGGACAGATCAAAAAGGAACAACATGGTTAAACTCCATGGTAAAGATATTCTAATAAACTGGTATATCTTGAAATTACCGCTTACAAACTTCATGTTGCATAATACTGTAGAAAAAAAAGTAACCATacagaataaaatattgtctaataaaaatagtatgaaTTACTAAatatagtgaaataaataagaaaaagttGATGAATTAgaaatgttatatgttaatgTGTATATGGCTTATAATACTCAcacatatgttatattaaacacTATTGTTAGAGATTTGTTCCCAAAACGAAAACaggtgattttttttgtttttgttatttacttttcaCTAATTCGGTATGCAGCTATTTTTACACCACGTAATTCGCGAGTGGATAAGTGTAacgatagttattattttaaagctacacataaaatagttaatataaaaattataagtgtCTTTCTAAAGAATTGCAAAGTTGCAAACACAGAAATCGTCAACTATTTAAGTGTAAATGCACTATAAAACTATTACATTTCACTTTATAGATTTACGTAAAATTATGAAAGttgtcaaatttatataatgacaCTAATCACTATACTTAGTGACAATCACATGACGCTATAAACTAAACCAAATATGAGTTAAAACTTTTTgggttttattagtttttaaagtGGGGATGAatatttcgagcgtcagatgacgtctgTGTAAGATTTGTTATCGTAAATGCGTTATTAGCGCGTAAGACTCTGATACACGATAGAAACTAACAGAGagcttttttttgttgttaaatattAGTTAGTAGTAGATAAATTTTAGGTTTTGAAATgctgttatattataaagttaaattctcaaatttatttatttctaaaacttACTTGTCCCTGATGTTGCAGCAGTCGAAGTCGGTTTGCCAAATGACAAAGTTGAAGTTGTGCCGAAAGAGAGACCGCTGGATGTAGTACTCGCAGTCTTAGCCCCAAAGCCAAACCCGGACTGAGTGCTAGTCGCCAAGCTTGTTGGTTGAGTAGTTTGGCTGGTTGTTCCAAAGCTCAGTGTAGCCGTTTGTGTTGTTTGAGCCGTCGTACCAAATGTTGATGGTTGGCTTGTTTGACCAAATGTTGGTTGAATCGTTTTTGCAGCTGAAGTGTTTGGAAGTGTTGGTATCGCGAAGTTTGGCGGCTGACTCGTTGGAGTTTTCGCAAAGCTTAGTGCTTGGCTAGTTTGAGGTGCCCCAAAGCTCGCTTGAGTTGCCGGAGTTGAACCGAAGGCTGATTGAGTTGTTGGCGTTGTTCCAAAAGCAGACTGTGTTGCTGGTGATGTTCCAAAAGCAGATTGGGTGGTGGGAGTTGTGCCGAAGCCTGATTGTGGCGTTGATGTTATCCCAAAGGCTGTTTTACTCGTTGGGGTTGTTCCGAAGGCCGGTTGACTCGTTTGAGTAGTCCCGAAGGCCGGTTGACTCGTTGGGGTCGTTCCGAAAGTCGGTTGACTCGTTTGAGTCGTTCCAAAGGCCGGTTGACTCGTTGCAGTTGCGCCAAAGGCCGTTTGGGTGGTTGGTGTTGTTCCAAAAGCAGGTTGAGGAGTTGAGACTGTTCCAAAAGCTGTTTGAGAAGTTGGTGTCGTTCCAAAAGCTGATTGAGTAGTAGCAGTCGCTCCAAAGGCTGGTTGAGTTGCTTGATTTGCTCCAAAAGCTGGTGGTTGACTCGTTTGAACATTTCCGAAATTCAAAGATTGTTGTGTTGTCTGTGGTGCTCCGAAACCCTGAGCTGCAGTTGTTTGACCTCCAAAAGATGGTGTAGGTTGGGTGTTGCCAAAATACGAACTCGATTGAGTCGTTGTTGTGCTACCAAATGTTGGTTGTTGAGTGGTGAATGTTGATCCGAAGCTTGGTGGTTGTTGCTGCTGTTGTTGTGTTGCTTGACCAGTAGTTTGACCAGTTTGTGCGAATGAAAACGACGGTGCTGTCCCAAAACTCGATCCTGAAAACATTTATGTAGTAAAATTTGATAACATTTCTTTTTGTGTAAATTTGTGATGCCACCAAAAAGTAATAGGAAAAAAGTCAAAATGGaggaagttaaaatatttgaattataaatatacctcCCGCAGTAGTAGAAGCAGTATTAGCATTGAAGCTGAATGGTTTTGAACCGAATGCAGATTGTCCAAAGCCTAGTGATGATTGCTGTCCCGCTGTTGTTGCATTTTGGTTGAAAGGCTGTGCCGTTTGTTGGGCAGTTGTTGTTGTGACCTAGAAACATATTAATGAGACAattgtataattacaaaatataatttatataatagatttttttttttaaagtatattaaactaaaattaatttcaattttttttatgttaaggttgattcttttattttaagattggTTTTTTTTTGCCCTTCGCGTGAGTACGATTAGGCTCTATTATCATGGATGTTAGTGTGATGTGTCATTCGTGTCTTTATGGATACTCTctgttatacatattattcagGTTGACATTGCTCCGTAAATTGATAGGAAGCATATCATCTTGTATGCTTTTTTAGTTATAAGGTTCAGATGTGATCTAAATATGACTTCAGTTTCCTACCCTACCCTCCCCTCCCTACTAACTATCCAGTTAAATTTCTAAACCCCACAACTCGGTCAAATCTAGTTAAAtggtatttgttttgtttttctcaTGAAAGTtactattacattatatattacaataatttcaataaaaaaatctttatggtACTTGGTTAACTGGTTTAAATCTTCCTCaagtaatttacaattatatacagttttaaatattttttatattaagtgatTAACTTACCGCAGCTGTCTGAGGTGCAGAAAAACCAGAAGCAGGtgtgttaaaattaaaactacttcCCGTTTTACCGAAGGCGAAACCAGTGCCCGTCGGAGAACCAAACATTGATGctgaaattgaattaaaatcatttcataaaacatatacaaaacAGTGAAACTATATTTCTAACTTCTAcagaatttatgaataaatatggaCAAAGCCATCTATTCCCTCTTAAAAAACATTTGGAGTTTATACCATCACTTTACTACAGGGagacatgaggcagaatttcatatCTTTATCAcattcctcacaatgttttttaaCAGCAAAGCACAAAATGAACTCTAAGCTTATTAGTGCCCAGGTATGAATCTGCTATCTCTTTTTGGCATTGAGCTATCTCAACAGGTAATAACAGGTTAATATACTAGatgaatataatacaatagaGAAATTTTGCCTATgcctaatttaataaaaaaaaaattcgatgagataatattattttgggtaataaataaaagagtatCGAGGACAACGCTTAATAAAAACATCCAACATACAACTTGTgcaaatagttaaaatacttattaagaGATTACTATagatttaagttaatataacatggttatttatttcttataaaagtatgtatttgtttttatgtatgtatatatgtatgtatgaatgtatgttggaaacttaataaaaatatgtaatatttttatttagatttactaACCATTTGGTAAattgatattgtaataatatgggTACTTTTTCTGACTTCCGTAGCACTATTCTTTAGaggtttgtttaatttctatttttccaTCTCTAccgatttttagttttatttgccTCTTTAGAACTTCAAATTTAACTTAACAATTTTACAACCCTACaactcatataaaaaaattataatattacaaagtatGTTCctacctaaaaaataaaaatatgattcttTTTATgagggttgtctggaagagatcactctAATTGATAAGGCTGCCTTTGCATATTTTATGTACTACTTGTTCCTTTATATAATGtctgtaaattgtgtgcaataaagacttaataaataataaataaataaataaataacatttactttttatccACATTAATTCAGTTTGGGTTAATCAAATATTCAAACAGGTATTAATATTATCAGTGGATTATTACCTTGAGTTGCTGGTGTACCGAACGCTGGAGCCTGTTGAGTAGCTGTTCCAAATGCTGACTGCGGTTTGTCTGTTGCATTTgcctgaaatattattaacgactaatatatgtttataaaaaaaaaataatgatttaattggCTGCCTAATTGGTGTAGCGCTAATTTATAAGGTCGCAGAGCCTGAGCTCTGGACTCCAAACCCTCAGTAGGATGCACAAGAAGTTATtagaaatgaaaaatgtttacaCTCCTATGCCACAGAAAGcacataaaattcatttaaataagctATGTcctttgtaacgtaattttggTGTATGTTACATGtatgcattattttaaaataaatacgacaaatataattattttaatttattatctttgagaTGCTCTTTGACATTTATCTAAGACTTCACTTTCCTTCCGGTCATTGGGTCGTAATGGTGacctaaattagtttttgaagtttttgtaacttttattttttgtaaactcataatattgtttaaaagtacTGTTTTCATGAACATTATTCTACATtttggttaaattaattataatatatattggattgtttaaataatcgtgGATTTGATATTATCCTGGTACACCTCGTGGGAATAAAATTCGAATTGGATTCTTAAGAAACCTACCCTTGGAAGATTTACTTCAAGATGTCTCCATGATATTCTTTGGAAAGACTTCAAGgaggtttaaactttaattaagtaacttaaagAACTGGACTATGGTATGTAATTTCTACATATTGTTTTCGCCGCTGTAGTGGAACCGAGTGTGATTTATATAAActgaaacttattattttatttaaaaaattccaaaaatatttacatattgaaattttgtatttagcttataaaattaaactttggtaatatttatttttataacattaattttgcattcatttaaataataacttattattttgttaaacatattttgtaaaagttCAATTTGGCACttgttaagaatttaaaaaagaaattattagatgaaacttaattatattaactttaaatggaTATAATAATCCTGGCGCCCTAGCATTTTGCATTTTGGAATTAATAATTCAGAAGAAGATTTACTATCCCTTTGGTAtatctattgtaataatatgggTACTTTTTCTGACTTCCGGAGCACTATTCTTTAGaggtttgtttaatttctatttttccatctctaccgattttttttttttgccattttataatttaaatttaatgtaacaattttataattacaaccaCAACCTACAcccatataaaaaatataaaatattacactttGAACTTTACTTGGATCATGAGAGTGGATCTGAGATTAAACACACATGGCCTGACTGAAATTGGTCAAGTGGTCAAGACTGTCATCGtcataacataataatacatattactatAATGAATTTTACGAGACAAAAAATTAAGTGTTTTACTGGTTTTTGTTGTCCAAAGCCGGGACTGCCCACTGTTTGCACTGGCGGTGATGTAAAACCTCCGAATGATAGAGGTTTGTTGGCACCGAAAGCAGAACTCGCATTTGTAGCTGGTGTTGAAACTGAAATTGATTACAAATGAATCATTAACTGATGAAAACTATTGATGAACCTatattgtaacagcctgtgaatataccactgctgggctaaggcctcctctacttttttgaggagaaggcttggagcttatgacacacatgtggcagaattttagtaaaattagacagatgcaggttacctcacgatgttttcttttactgtcaagcatgaaatgaattataaacacaaaataagtacatgaaaattcagtggtgcttgcctggctttagaacccacaatcattggttaagattcacatgttcttactactaggccatctcggtggTATCTCTGACTTGCAttagttttatcaataaaaaattttggaaataagagtgaaaaaaaagcattttcatACATGTTTtgctcaaattttcaataatgtttaGGGCCAATTGATTACCTATGGGTGaacaatagtaattataattttttaaatattaagacgTCTAGTACATTagtaaagtattaataaaagataagattagattttttttataacttacatAGACTTGATGAAGCTGTAGTTTTAGCTCCAAGGGCAAAACCACCAAATGGTGGTGTACTTGTAGGACTACCAAagacatttgttttattatctgtaataattgaaacaaaatacattatatatataaggtattatttattaagcaaaagtaattaatttcatcatatatttttaaaaataaaatggggTCTTCAATTACAGTCAGTCAATTATTATCGGAGGACCGGGAGTTTTGGCGCAccctgggagaggcctatgttcagcagtggactatgattggctgttgattgatattatCAGAAATGGAAGTAAAATTATAGAAGATAGTATGATTTATATGATAGTTTGTTTAAGtggaatccgtaacagcctgtgaatgtcccactgctgggctaaaggcctcctctcctctatttgagaagaaggtttggagcttattccaccacgctgttccaatgcgggctggtggaatacacatgtggcagaatttcagtgaaattagacacatgcaggtttcctcacgatgttttccttcaccgtaaagcacaagatgaattataatcgcaaattaagcacatgaaaattcagtggtgcttgcccgggtttgaacccacgatcatcggttaggattcccgcgttcttaccactgggccatcccggctttttaagtggaatagtgttgtaatataatacagttttttgTTGGTCTCCTCGGTAGACTACTAAGACTTTAaacataatcttgtaaaatgacgattcaaaagtgcttttaaaaGTTATGTTTAGGTAGGTATTCTATTTTTAACTGTACCAGTGCCTCCTTGGAATGCTTTGTTGTCGCCACCACCAAAAAGTGACCctgaaaatattcatattaatatattataaaatatataacatatttgcaATCAACGCTACAACAGTAAAGtccattatttattgatatataaagtaaatctaGATTAGGTAATTGTTGG
Proteins encoded in this region:
- the LOC126777506 gene encoding nuclear pore glycoprotein p62-like, with translation MSFSFGQAVTTSGSTFGTTTSSGSLFGGGDNKAFQGGTDNKTNVFGSPTSTPPFGGFALGAKTTASSSLFSTPATNASSAFGANKPLSFGGFTSPPVQTVGSPGFGQQKPANATDKPQSAFGTATQQAPAFGTPATQASMFGSPTGTGFAFGKTGSSFNFNTPASGFSAPQTAAVTTTTAQQTAQPFNQNATTAGQQSSLGFGQSAFGSKPFSFNANTASTTAGGSSFGTAPSFSFAQTGQTTGQATQQQQQQPPSFGSTFTTQQPTFGSTTTTQSSSYFGNTQPTPSFGGQTTAAQGFGAPQTTQQSLNFGNVQTSQPPAFGANQATQPAFGATATTQSAFGTTPTSQTAFGTVSTPQPAFGTTPTTQTAFGATATSQPAFGTTQTSQPTFGTTPTSQPAFGTTQTSQPAFGTTPTSKTAFGITSTPQSGFGTTPTTQSAFGTSPATQSAFGTTPTTQSAFGSTPATQASFGAPQTSQALSFAKTPTSQPPNFAIPTLPNTSAAKTIQPTFGQTSQPSTFGTTAQTTQTATLSFGTTSQTTQPTSLATSTQSGFGFGAKTASTTSSGLSFGTTSTLSFGKPTSTAATSGTTSTTTPSGITALGKSTAATMPSLTTATTTTAAGPPAMISSITFSQLEESINKWTLELEEQESSFINQATQINAWDRLLVANGEKILELNDAVETVKNEQQSLEHELDFVLAQQKELEDLLAPLEKQLLEDKSDRMRDPEREHMYTLAETLDTQLRQMSEDLKEVIEHLNETNRSQDNNDPIVQIGRILNAHMSSMQWIDSSIAQISTKLDQLKTTHDTLRRDNERSFQLTYN